In the Streptomyces spororaveus genome, CAGCAATAGATGCTCCTCCGACTCGGCAGAGATGTCCTCGCAGCCGTCCGGGGTGACCGCCCTCCGGGGTCGATTTCGCTGGTCACGAAGGCATGGGCGGACGAGGCGGCGCCACACCGCGCGGGATCCCGAGCTCGCCGCCCGGCGGCTGCCAGGCCAGGACGACCCACAGCTCCGCATCACGCACAAGGGCCGCCGCGGCGGCCTTGTGCAAGACGGCCGGGCTCCCCGGGGTGCCCGTAGCACCGATCACGACTTTTCGTACGGCCTCTTCCCTCTCCTCTCACGCGGATGTCCACAGCCGATACGGAACCCTGATGCCGCCCCGGTCGGGGGGCCGTCAGCGATCCGTATGGACTTGACCCGCCGCCGTAAAGGTCCCGTCATGGGGTGGCCGCACGTGCGTGCGGGCGGGGATAGCTTCGTCGTCGTGCCCTGGACCGCCTCCCCGCGTCCGGGGCCTCAACCGTCACTCGTGGTTCCTCTGGGAGGGCCTCATGTGTTTGTTCCAGTACGAAGACGACCCGGAGCCTGAAGAACGCGTCCCGGCCGGGCCCCTGTACGTACCGGTCCTGCCGGGAAGGGCGGAGGTGGTGGTACGCCTGTTCCGCACCCCGCTGGGCGCGCGTACCGCTGTGGGCTTCACCAGTGCCGAACGGCTGGCCGCGACGCTCGGCGCAGGCCAGCGGTGGATCCGGCTCTCCGAGTCCGCGCTCCGCGCGATGACCGAACCGGTCGGAGCATCGCTGCTGACCGTCGACCCGGCCCTCACCGCACCTGCGGTGACGGGGACGGCCACCGCGGCGGCTACGGGGGCGGTCACCACTCCGGTCCCGCAGGCTCCCGGGACCATTGCCCGGACCGTCTGAAGGGAACCGCACCATGTCCATCGCCTCCCTCCACGAGGTTCCGGCCCGTGCCGGTGAACTGTCCGTGTGGCCCGCCTCCGCGACCCTGCTTCCGCACGGTGACGTGGCCGTCGGCGGGGTGTCCCTCACGGAGATCGCCGACCGGTTCGACACTCCGGCCTACGTTCTGGACGAGAGTGAGGTCCGCGAGCGGTGCCGCACCTACCGCACGGCCCTCCC is a window encoding:
- a CDS encoding SAV_915 family protein translates to MCLFQYEDDPEPEERVPAGPLYVPVLPGRAEVVVRLFRTPLGARTAVGFTSAERLAATLGAGQRWIRLSESALRAMTEPVGASLLTVDPALTAPAVTGTATAAATGAVTTPVPQAPGTIARTV